A genome region from Alteripontixanthobacter maritimus includes the following:
- the rpoC gene encoding DNA-directed RNA polymerase subunit beta' produces MNELSKFTNQLAKPETFDQIQIGLASPERIRSWSFGEIKKPETINYRTFKPERDGLFCARIFGPVKDYECLCGKYKRMKYKGVVCEKCGVEVTVTKVRRERMGHIELAAPVAHIWFLKSLPSRIGLLLDMQLKQLERVLYFESYIVTEPGLTPMEKFQLLTEDELLEAQDEYGEDAFTAGIGAEAVKIMLMDLDLEQERDDLMEELATTKSKLKPAKIIKRLKVVESFIGSGNRPEWMILEVVPVIPPELRPLVPLDGGRFATSDLNDLYRRVINRNNRLKRLIELRAPDIIVRNEKRMLQEAVDALFDNGRRGRVITGANKRPLKSLSDMLKGKQGRFRQNLLGKRVDYSGRSVIVTGPELKLHQCGLPKKMALELFKPFIYARLDAKGLSMTLKQAKKWVEKERKEVWDILDEVIREHPVMLNRAPTLHRLGIQAFEPVLIEGKAIQLHPLVCSAFNADFDGDQMAVHVPLSLEAQLEARVLMMSTNNILSPANGKPIIVPSQDMILGLYYLSMDREGEPGEGMMLADMAEIHQALHVGAVTLHSKIVTRVPQTNDKGKIVMERVETTPGRMLIGECLPKSHKVPYAIINHLLTKKDIGDVIDQVYRHTGQKDTVLFADAIMTLGFTHAFKAGISFGKDDMIIPDSKDGMIDEAKKLVADYEQQYQDGLITQQEKYNKVIDAWSRTGDQVADAMMEEIKARPKDKDGREAQINSIYMMSHSGARGSPAQMKQLAGMRGLMAKPSGEIIETPIISNFKEGLTVLEYFNSTHGARKGLADTALKTANSGYLTRRLVDVSQDCVIVVENCKTNNSLDMRAIVQGGQVIASLGERILGRTVAEDIVNAATDEVIVKKGTLIDEPMVVEIEAAEVQVAKIRSPLVCEADQGVCGTCYGRDLARGTPVNIGEAVGVIAAQSIGEPGTQLTMRTFHIGGAAQLNETSHLEAISDGKVEYRDMPTIKDKKGRILSMARNGELAVIDAEGREREIHKVPYGTVLLNADGAKIKEGDRLAEWDPFSLPIITEQSGVVRFKDLIDGTTMEERVDDATGIAQRVVTELRASGRKKGEDLRPRMTLLSEGDTDETEETAAARYMLAPGTTLSVEDGQQVDAGDILARASREAAKTRDITGGLPRVAELFEARIPKDNAIIAKISGKIEFVREYKAKRKIAIVPEEGEPVEYLIPKTKIIDVQEGDFVKKGDTLISGSPNPHDILDVLGIEALAEYLVTEIQEVYRLQGVKINDKHIETIVRQMLQKVEITNGGDTVLLPGEQVDRDEMDEANAKLTRSKKPAEGKPVLLGITKASLQTRSFISAASFQETTRVLTQASVEGKKDTLIGLKENVIVGRLIPAGTGAGMNRMRVTASSRDAALRAQWKKNQDALLAAETAEEERKAELAQEAANVATGNATMGDMVASGDGSDEAAGDYLREDQSVAPEPIAKNEQAKEEAAADEAASAEAPPADAAPEEPKADDGE; encoded by the coding sequence ATGAACGAACTTTCCAAATTCACCAACCAGCTCGCAAAGCCGGAAACTTTCGACCAGATCCAGATCGGTCTGGCCTCGCCGGAGCGTATCCGCAGCTGGTCCTTCGGCGAGATCAAGAAGCCGGAAACCATCAACTACCGCACGTTCAAGCCAGAACGTGACGGCTTGTTCTGCGCGCGCATCTTCGGTCCGGTGAAGGATTACGAATGCCTGTGCGGCAAGTACAAGCGGATGAAGTACAAGGGCGTCGTTTGCGAAAAATGCGGCGTCGAAGTGACCGTAACCAAGGTCCGCCGCGAGCGGATGGGCCACATCGAACTGGCCGCGCCGGTCGCGCATATCTGGTTCCTGAAGTCGCTGCCTTCGCGCATCGGCCTGCTGCTCGACATGCAGCTGAAACAGCTCGAACGCGTGCTGTATTTCGAAAGCTATATCGTCACCGAACCCGGTCTGACGCCGATGGAAAAATTCCAGCTGCTCACCGAGGATGAACTTCTCGAAGCGCAGGACGAGTATGGCGAAGACGCCTTCACCGCCGGTATCGGCGCGGAAGCGGTCAAGATCATGCTGATGGACCTCGATCTGGAGCAGGAACGCGACGACCTGATGGAGGAACTCGCCACCACCAAGTCGAAGCTGAAGCCCGCCAAGATCATCAAGCGGCTGAAGGTCGTGGAAAGTTTCATCGGTTCGGGCAACCGCCCCGAATGGATGATCCTGGAAGTCGTGCCGGTCATCCCGCCCGAACTGCGCCCGCTGGTGCCGCTGGATGGCGGCCGTTTCGCGACGTCCGATCTCAACGATCTCTACCGCCGCGTCATCAACCGTAACAACCGCCTGAAGCGCCTGATCGAGCTGCGCGCGCCTGACATCATCGTCCGCAACGAGAAGCGCATGCTGCAGGAAGCCGTCGACGCCTTGTTCGACAATGGCCGTCGTGGCCGCGTAATCACCGGCGCCAATAAGCGTCCGCTGAAATCGCTGTCCGACATGCTCAAGGGCAAGCAGGGCCGGTTCCGCCAGAACCTGCTCGGCAAGCGTGTCGATTATTCCGGTCGTTCGGTCATCGTGACCGGTCCGGAACTGAAGCTGCACCAGTGCGGCCTGCCCAAGAAGATGGCGCTCGAGCTGTTCAAGCCGTTCATCTATGCGCGCCTCGATGCGAAGGGTCTTTCGATGACCCTGAAGCAGGCAAAGAAATGGGTCGAGAAAGAACGCAAGGAAGTCTGGGACATCCTGGATGAGGTGATCCGCGAACATCCGGTGATGCTCAACCGCGCGCCGACCCTGCACCGTCTTGGCATCCAGGCGTTTGAGCCCGTACTGATCGAAGGTAAGGCGATCCAGCTGCACCCGCTCGTCTGCTCGGCCTTCAATGCCGACTTCGATGGTGACCAGATGGCCGTCCACGTGCCGCTTTCTCTGGAAGCCCAGCTGGAAGCACGCGTGCTGATGATGTCGACCAACAACATCCTCAGCCCCGCCAACGGCAAGCCGATCATCGTGCCGTCGCAGGATATGATCCTGGGCCTGTATTACCTCTCGATGGACCGCGAAGGCGAGCCTGGCGAAGGCATGATGCTGGCCGACATGGCCGAGATTCATCAGGCGCTGCATGTCGGCGCGGTGACTTTGCACTCCAAGATCGTCACACGGGTTCCGCAGACGAACGACAAGGGCAAGATCGTGATGGAGCGTGTGGAAACCACGCCGGGCCGGATGCTGATCGGTGAATGTCTGCCGAAGAGCCACAAGGTGCCTTATGCGATCATCAACCACCTTCTGACCAAGAAGGATATCGGCGACGTGATCGACCAGGTTTATCGCCACACCGGCCAGAAGGACACGGTCCTTTTCGCCGATGCCATCATGACGCTGGGCTTCACTCACGCGTTCAAGGCCGGCATTTCGTTCGGCAAGGACGACATGATCATTCCCGACAGCAAGGACGGCATGATCGACGAGGCCAAGAAGCTGGTCGCCGATTACGAGCAGCAGTATCAGGACGGCCTGATCACGCAGCAGGAAAAGTACAACAAGGTGATCGACGCCTGGAGCCGTACCGGCGATCAGGTGGCCGACGCCATGATGGAAGAGATTAAGGCGCGACCCAAGGACAAGGATGGCCGCGAGGCGCAGATCAACTCCATCTATATGATGAGTCATTCGGGCGCGCGTGGTTCGCCCGCCCAGATGAAGCAGCTTGCCGGTATGCGCGGCCTGATGGCCAAGCCTTCGGGCGAGATCATCGAAACGCCGATCATCTCCAACTTCAAGGAAGGCCTGACAGTCCTTGAATACTTCAACTCTACTCACGGTGCGCGCAAGGGTCTGGCGGATACGGCGTTGAAGACGGCGAACTCGGGTTACCTTACGCGCCGCCTCGTCGATGTGTCTCAGGATTGCGTCATCGTGGTGGAGAACTGCAAGACCAACAACAGCCTCGACATGCGCGCTATCGTGCAGGGTGGTCAGGTGATCGCCTCGCTCGGCGAACGTATTCTTGGCCGGACTGTGGCGGAAGACATCGTCAACGCCGCGACGGACGAAGTCATCGTTAAGAAGGGCACGCTGATCGACGAGCCGATGGTTGTGGAAATCGAGGCCGCCGAAGTGCAGGTCGCGAAAATCCGTAGCCCGCTGGTTTGCGAAGCCGATCAGGGCGTTTGCGGCACCTGCTACGGCCGCGATCTCGCTCGCGGTACGCCGGTCAATATCGGTGAGGCCGTTGGCGTGATTGCCGCGCAGTCCATCGGTGAGCCGGGCACGCAGCTGACGATGCGGACGTTTCACATCGGCGGCGCGGCGCAGCTCAATGAAACGAGCCACCTCGAGGCGATTTCGGACGGCAAGGTCGAATATCGCGACATGCCGACCATCAAGGACAAGAAGGGCCGGATCCTGTCGATGGCACGCAACGGCGAGCTCGCCGTGATCGATGCCGAAGGGCGTGAGCGTGAAATCCACAAGGTGCCTTACGGTACTGTCCTGCTCAATGCGGACGGCGCCAAGATCAAGGAAGGTGACCGTTTGGCAGAGTGGGATCCGTTTTCCCTGCCGATCATCACCGAGCAGTCGGGCGTGGTCCGGTTCAAGGATCTGATCGATGGTACCACGATGGAAGAACGCGTCGACGATGCTACCGGCATCGCCCAGCGCGTGGTCACCGAACTGCGCGCTTCGGGGCGCAAGAAAGGCGAGGATCTGCGTCCGCGCATGACCCTGCTTTCCGAAGGCGATACCGACGAAACCGAGGAAACGGCCGCAGCGCGCTACATGCTCGCCCCCGGCACGACGCTTTCGGTGGAAGACGGCCAGCAGGTCGATGCAGGCGACATTCTTGCCCGTGCCAGCCGCGAGGCTGCCAAGACGCGTGACATCACGGGCGGTCTGCCGCGCGTGGCGGAGCTGTTCGAAGCGCGCATTCCGAAAGACAATGCGATCATCGCCAAGATTTCCGGCAAGATCGAATTCGTCCGCGAATACAAGGCCAAGCGCAAGATCGCGATTGTCCCGGAAGAGGGCGAACCGGTCGAGTACCTGATCCCCAAGACCAAGATCATCGACGTGCAGGAAGGCGATTTCGTCAAGAAGGGCGATACGCTCATCTCCGGCTCGCCCAATCCGCATGATATTCTGGACGTGCTCGGGATCGAGGCTTTGGCCGAATATCTCGTCACGGAAATTCAGGAAGTCTACCGTCTGCAGGGCGTGAAGATCAACGACAAGCACATCGAAACGATCGTGCGCCAGATGCTGCAGAAGGTCGAGATCACCAATGGCGGGGATACCGTCTTGCTGCCGGGCGAACAGGTTGACCGGGACGAAATGGACGAGGCGAATGCCAAGCTCACCCGTTCTAAGAAGCCTGCCGAGGGCAAGCCGGTGCTGCTCGGCATCACCAAGGCTTCGCTCCAGACGCGCAGCTTCATCTCTGCCGCCTCGTTCCAGGAAACCACGCGTGTGCTGACGCAGGCCTCGGTCGAAGGAAAGAAGGACACGCTGATCGGTCTGAAAGAAAACGTGATCGTGGGTCGTCTCATTCCCGCCGGTACAGGTGCGGGCATGAACCGGATGCGCGTCACCGCCTCCAGCCGCGATGCAGCCCTGCGGGCACAGTGGAAGAAGAATCAGGACGCGCTGCTGGCCGCTGAAACGGCCGAGGAAGAACGCAAGGCGGAATTGGCCCAGGAAGCGGCCAATGTCGCCACCGGCAACGCCACCATGGGCGATATGGTCGCAAGCGGCGACGGTAGCGACGAAGCTGCCGGCGACTACCTGCGCGAGGACCAGTCCGTGGCACCCGAACCGATCGCCAAGAACGAACAGGCGAAGGAAGAGGCCGCCGCCGACGAGGCCGCTTCAGCAGAAGCACCTCCCGCGGATGCCGCTCCGGAAGAGCCAAAGGCAGACGACGGCGAGTAA
- the rpoB gene encoding DNA-directed RNA polymerase subunit beta: protein MATKAKAPNAPKKATGTAKKRIRKIFGDIHEVVRMPNLIEVQRESYEQFLRSDPATDYVSGLEKTLRSVFPIRDFAGTAELDFVHYELEPPKYDTTECRQRGITYAAPMKVTLRLIVFEVDQETETRSVLDIKEQDVYMGDMPLMTDNGTFIINGTERVIVSQMHRSPGVLFDHDRGKTHSSGKLLFAARVIPYRGSWLDFEFDAKDIVNVRIDRKRKLPVTGLLYALGLDSEQILDTFYDTVVWERSGGKKKEAEGWKMPFLPDAWRGQKPAFPLIDAKTGEEVFKANEKISPRGANKAAKDGLDTLLLPTDEIFGRYAARDLIDEKTGRIYIEAGDELSVENLEILDAAGVDRLELLDIDHINTGPWIRNTLKVDKAENRDEGLEAIYKVMRPGEPPTKETAEALFEGLFFDGERYDLSAVGRVKLNMRLELDAEDTVTTLRKEDILAVVKELVDLKDGKGEVDDIDNLGNRRVRSVGELLENQYRVGLLRMERAVKERMSSVDVSTVMPNDLINAKPAVAAVREFFGSSQLSQFMDQTNPLSEVTHKRRVSALGPGGLTRERAGFEVRDVHPTHYGRICPIETPEGPNIGLINSLASFSRVNKYGFIETPYRKVKDGVVSGDVQYLSAMEEQKHAVAQASASLDDKGKFTDALVSARESGEFVMTNPENVTLMDVSPKQLVSVAASLIPFLENDDANRALMGSNMQRQAVPLVQAEAPFVGTGMEETVARDSGAAIAAKRGGIVDQVDATRIVIRAQGDVEVGQSGVDIYTLQKFQRSNQNTCINQRPLVKVNDLIEVGDVIADGPSTDLGELALGRNSLVAFMPWNGYNYEDSILISERIVKDDVFTSIHIDEFEVMARDTKLGPEDITRDIPNVGEEALRSLDEAGIVYIGAEVHPGDILCGKITPKGESPMTPEEKLLRAIFGEKASDVRDTSLRLPPGVAGTVVEVRVFNRHGIEVDDRTRAIQQEEIERLGKDSADERAILNRATYNRLRDMLTGQTASAAPKGTKKGIEITDDVLDNIDKHEWFKFAVADDNRQQQIEAVKSQYDTSVKAIDDKFADRKEKLERGDELAPGVLKMVKVFVAVKRKLQPGDKMAGRHGNKGVISRILPAEDMPFLEDGTPVDVVLNPLGVPSRMNVGQIFETHLGMAARGLGQQVAASLDEWHAANPNAADDYAKAKKPAALVDTLKSIYGEQYHDDLDNRSTEQVVELAGNLRAGVPMGTPVFDGAREGDVTTMLEKANLPGSGQVTLFDGRTGDAFDRKVTVGYIYMLKLHHLVDDKIHARSIGPYSLVTQQPLGGKAQFGGQRFGEMEVWALQAYGAAYTLQEMLTVKSDDVVGRTKVYEAIVKGDDTFEAGIPESFNVLVKEMRSLGLNVELTSLSDGDEDEDGMKIAAE, encoded by the coding sequence ATGGCGACCAAGGCTAAGGCTCCGAACGCTCCCAAAAAGGCAACCGGCACCGCGAAAAAGCGCATCCGGAAGATTTTCGGCGACATTCACGAAGTCGTTCGGATGCCGAACCTGATCGAAGTGCAGCGCGAAAGCTACGAGCAGTTCCTGCGCTCCGACCCGGCGACCGATTACGTGTCCGGCCTCGAAAAGACGCTGCGTAGCGTTTTCCCGATCCGCGACTTTGCCGGCACCGCGGAGCTCGACTTCGTGCATTACGAGCTGGAGCCGCCGAAATACGACACCACCGAATGCCGCCAGCGCGGTATCACTTATGCCGCGCCGATGAAGGTCACTTTGCGTCTGATCGTGTTCGAGGTGGATCAGGAAACCGAAACCCGCAGCGTGCTCGATATCAAGGAGCAGGACGTTTACATGGGCGACATGCCCTTGATGACGGATAACGGCACCTTCATCATCAATGGCACGGAGCGGGTTATCGTTTCGCAGATGCACCGTTCGCCCGGTGTGCTGTTCGACCACGATCGCGGCAAGACGCACAGTTCCGGCAAGCTGTTGTTCGCCGCCCGCGTGATCCCGTATCGCGGTTCGTGGCTCGACTTCGAATTCGATGCCAAGGATATCGTCAACGTCCGCATCGACCGGAAGCGCAAGCTGCCCGTGACCGGCCTGCTCTATGCGCTCGGCCTGGATAGCGAACAGATTCTCGATACCTTCTACGATACGGTCGTGTGGGAACGCTCCGGCGGTAAGAAGAAGGAAGCGGAAGGCTGGAAGATGCCATTCCTTCCCGACGCATGGCGCGGCCAGAAGCCCGCTTTCCCGTTGATCGACGCCAAGACCGGCGAGGAAGTGTTCAAGGCCAACGAAAAGATCAGCCCGCGCGGTGCCAACAAGGCTGCCAAGGATGGGCTCGACACCCTGTTGCTGCCGACCGACGAAATCTTCGGGCGTTATGCCGCGCGCGATCTGATCGACGAGAAAACCGGCCGCATCTATATCGAAGCGGGCGACGAACTCTCGGTCGAGAACCTGGAAATACTGGATGCCGCAGGCGTCGACCGGCTGGAACTGCTGGACATCGACCACATCAACACCGGCCCCTGGATCCGCAATACGCTGAAAGTCGACAAGGCCGAAAACCGCGACGAGGGCCTTGAGGCCATCTACAAGGTGATGCGTCCCGGCGAACCACCGACCAAGGAAACCGCCGAAGCCCTGTTCGAAGGCCTGTTCTTCGACGGCGAACGCTACGACCTGTCCGCCGTGGGTCGCGTGAAGCTGAACATGCGTCTCGAACTCGACGCCGAAGACACCGTGACCACACTGCGCAAGGAAGACATCCTGGCCGTGGTCAAGGAACTGGTCGACCTGAAGGACGGGAAGGGCGAAGTCGACGACATCGATAATCTCGGCAATCGCCGGGTGCGTTCGGTGGGCGAGCTGCTTGAAAACCAGTACCGCGTCGGTCTGCTTCGGATGGAGCGCGCCGTTAAGGAGCGCATGTCCAGCGTGGACGTGTCCACCGTGATGCCGAACGACCTGATCAACGCGAAGCCTGCCGTCGCCGCGGTGCGTGAATTCTTCGGTTCCAGCCAGCTTTCGCAGTTCATGGATCAGACCAACCCGTTGTCCGAAGTGACGCATAAGCGCCGCGTTTCGGCGTTGGGCCCTGGCGGTCTGACACGCGAACGCGCGGGCTTCGAGGTGCGTGACGTTCACCCGACGCATTATGGCCGGATCTGCCCGATCGAAACGCCGGAAGGCCCGAATATCGGCCTGATCAACAGCCTCGCATCGTTCAGCCGGGTCAACAAATACGGCTTCATCGAAACGCCTTATCGCAAGGTGAAGGACGGTGTGGTGTCCGGCGATGTGCAGTATCTTTCCGCGATGGAAGAACAGAAGCACGCCGTGGCGCAGGCCTCGGCCTCGCTCGACGACAAGGGCAAGTTCACCGACGCGCTGGTTTCGGCCCGCGAAAGCGGCGAATTCGTGATGACGAACCCCGAAAATGTCACACTGATGGACGTTTCGCCCAAGCAGCTGGTTTCGGTCGCCGCATCGCTCATCCCGTTCCTGGAAAACGATGACGCCAACCGCGCGCTGATGGGATCGAACATGCAGCGCCAGGCCGTACCCCTGGTCCAGGCCGAGGCGCCGTTCGTCGGCACCGGCATGGAAGAAACCGTGGCGCGCGATTCCGGCGCTGCCATCGCTGCGAAGCGTGGCGGCATCGTCGATCAGGTGGATGCCACCCGCATCGTGATCCGTGCGCAGGGCGATGTCGAAGTCGGCCAGTCGGGCGTGGATATCTATACGCTGCAGAAGTTCCAGCGTTCGAACCAGAACACCTGCATCAACCAGCGTCCGCTGGTGAAAGTGAATGATCTGATCGAGGTTGGCGACGTTATCGCCGACGGCCCTTCGACCGATCTGGGCGAGCTGGCACTGGGGCGCAACAGCCTCGTCGCCTTCATGCCCTGGAACGGCTACAATTACGAAGACAGCATCCTGATCTCCGAACGGATCGTGAAGGATGACGTGTTCACGTCCATCCACATCGACGAATTCGAAGTGATGGCGCGCGACACCAAGCTTGGTCCCGAAGACATTACCCGCGACATTCCTAATGTCGGCGAGGAAGCGCTCCGCAGCCTCGATGAGGCGGGCATTGTCTATATCGGCGCCGAAGTGCATCCGGGCGATATCCTGTGCGGCAAGATCACGCCCAAGGGCGAAAGCCCGATGACGCCGGAAGAAAAACTTCTGCGCGCCATCTTTGGCGAGAAGGCCAGCGACGTGCGCGACACCTCGCTCCGCCTGCCGCCGGGCGTTGCCGGAACGGTGGTGGAAGTTCGCGTGTTCAACCGTCACGGTATCGAGGTCGATGACCGTACCCGTGCGATCCAGCAGGAAGAAATCGAACGCCTAGGCAAGGACAGCGCCGACGAACGCGCCATCCTGAACCGTGCAACGTATAACCGCCTGCGCGATATGCTCACCGGTCAGACTGCTTCTGCGGCACCCAAGGGCACCAAGAAGGGCATCGAGATTACAGACGACGTGCTGGACAATATCGATAAGCACGAATGGTTCAAATTTGCCGTGGCCGACGACAATCGCCAGCAGCAGATCGAAGCGGTCAAGAGCCAGTACGACACCAGCGTGAAAGCGATCGACGACAAGTTCGCCGACCGTAAGGAAAAGCTGGAGCGCGGCGACGAGCTGGCCCCCGGCGTGCTGAAGATGGTCAAGGTCTTCGTCGCGGTGAAGCGCAAGCTGCAGCCAGGCGACAAGATGGCTGGCCGTCACGGTAACAAGGGTGTGATCTCGCGCATCCTGCCGGCCGAAGACATGCCGTTCCTGGAAGACGGTACGCCCGTTGACGTGGTGCTGAACCCGCTCGGCGTGCCTAGCCGTATGAATGTCGGGCAGATCTTCGAAACGCACCTCGGTATGGCGGCTCGCGGGCTGGGCCAGCAGGTCGCGGCCTCGCTGGACGAATGGCACGCTGCCAATCCGAACGCAGCCGACGATTATGCCAAGGCGAAGAAGCCTGCCGCATTGGTCGATACGCTGAAGAGCATCTACGGCGAGCAGTATCACGACGATCTCGACAACCGCTCGACCGAGCAGGTTGTGGAGCTTGCCGGCAATCTGCGCGCCGGTGTTCCGATGGGTACCCCGGTGTTCGATGGTGCACGCGAAGGCGATGTCACCACCATGCTGGAAAAGGCGAACCTGCCGGGCAGCGGGCAGGTCACCCTGTTCGACGGCCGGACAGGCGATGCCTTCGACCGCAAGGTGACGGTGGGCTACATCTACATGCTCAAGCTGCACCACTTGGTGGACGACAAGATCCACGCGCGTTCGATCGGGCCGTATTCGCTCGTCACCCAGCAGCCGCTGGGCGGTAAGGCGCAATTCGGCGGGCAGCGTTTCGGCGAGATGGAGGTCTGGGCGCTCCAGGCCTACGGCGCGGCGTATACGCTGCAGGAAATGCTCACAGTGAAGTCCGACGATGTCGTCGGCCGGACCAAGGTCTACGAGGCGATCGTCAAGGGCGACGACACGTTCGAGGCCGGCATTCCGGAAAGCTTCAACGTGCTGGTCAAGGAAATGCGGTCGCTCGGCCTGAATGTCGAACTGACATCGCTATCCGATGGCGACGAGGATGAGGACGGGATGAAGATCGCGGCGGAGTAA
- a CDS encoding DUF2975 domain-containing protein yields the protein MRPTHTDPLLLIGRIAVLIAQGLMAIAAFGVAIAIPALYFFRDTIVAEMAAEHPDTDIVFPTLPIVGALLLAFVAVAGLFVFFGKLRHIIGTVEQGDPFVSDNASRLTVMAWIMLGVQLLAIPLAGLGLYVAKLMGEAAAELDDLTVDVGLDVSGILLVVVLFILARVFRQGTSMRDDLEGTV from the coding sequence ATGCGCCCCACTCATACCGACCCACTGTTGCTGATCGGACGAATTGCCGTTCTGATCGCGCAGGGCCTGATGGCCATCGCCGCATTCGGTGTAGCCATCGCAATACCGGCCCTGTATTTTTTCCGCGACACCATCGTAGCGGAAATGGCAGCCGAACATCCCGATACCGACATCGTGTTCCCCACACTCCCCATTGTCGGCGCGCTGTTGCTGGCGTTCGTCGCGGTCGCGGGCTTGTTTGTGTTCTTCGGTAAGCTGCGCCATATCATCGGCACCGTCGAACAGGGCGATCCGTTCGTATCGGACAATGCCAGCCGGCTGACTGTCATGGCGTGGATCATGCTGGGTGTGCAGCTGCTCGCCATTCCCCTGGCCGGTCTGGGGCTCTATGTTGCCAAACTGATGGGCGAAGCGGCTGCCGAACTGGACGATCTCACAGTTGACGTCGGGCTGGACGTCAGCGGCATCCTGCTCGTGGTAGTCCTGTTCATCCTGGCCCGCGTGTTCCGTCAGGGAACCAGTATGCGCGACGATCTGGAAGGGACGGTATAA
- a CDS encoding helix-turn-helix domain-containing protein, with amino-acid sequence MPITVKLDDLLHERRMTLTELADRVGLTLANLSILKTGKAKAMRFSTMDAICRELDCQPGDLLEWVGNAD; translated from the coding sequence ATGCCCATTACAGTGAAGCTCGACGATCTGCTGCACGAACGCCGCATGACCCTGACCGAACTGGCCGACCGGGTGGGCCTGACGCTTGCAAATCTGTCGATCCTGAAGACGGGCAAGGCCAAGGCCATGCGGTTTTCCACCATGGACGCGATCTGCCGCGAACTCGATTGCCAGCCGGGGGACTTGCTGGAATGGGTTGGCAACGCCGACTGA
- the rplJ gene encoding 50S ribosomal protein L10 produces the protein MDRSQKSDAVAQLNAALKEVGVVVVTRNSGLTVAQSTALRGQMREAGASYKVAKNSLAKLALKDTAYEGLEEHLTGPTALAYSEDPVAAAKAAVEFAKTNDKLEIVGGSMGGQMLDEAGIRALASLPSLDELRAKLVGLVNAPATKIAQVVNAPAAKLARVFGAYAAKDAA, from the coding sequence ATGGATCGTTCGCAAAAGTCCGACGCGGTTGCCCAGCTCAACGCAGCTCTCAAGGAAGTTGGCGTGGTCGTCGTGACCCGCAACTCCGGCCTTACGGTGGCCCAGTCCACCGCATTGCGTGGGCAGATGCGTGAAGCAGGGGCTTCCTACAAGGTCGCGAAAAACTCGCTCGCCAAGCTCGCTCTGAAAGACACGGCTTACGAAGGGCTCGAGGAACACCTCACCGGCCCGACGGCGCTCGCTTACTCGGAAGATCCGGTAGCGGCGGCGAAAGCTGCGGTCGAATTCGCCAAGACGAACGACAAGCTCGAAATCGTCGGCGGTTCCATGGGCGGGCAGATGCTCGACGAAGCAGGTATCCGGGCGCTCGCGTCCTTGCCAAGCCTCGACGAGCTGCGCGCAAAACTGGTTGGTCTCGTCAACGCACCGGCAACGAAAATTGCCCAGGTCGTCAACGCACCAGCCGCCAAGCTTGCACGTGTATTCGGGGCCTATGCGGCCAAGGATGCGGCGTAA
- the rplL gene encoding 50S ribosomal protein L7/L12, which yields MADIAKLVEDLSALTVLEAAELATALEDKWGVSAAAAVAAAPAAGGGEAAAEEKDEFDVILTGDGGKKIQVIKEVRAITGLGLTEAKGLVEGAPKPVKEGVNKAEAEEIKGKIEAAGGTVELK from the coding sequence ATGGCAGACATCGCCAAACTGGTAGAAGACCTTTCCGCCCTGACCGTCCTGGAAGCCGCCGAGCTTGCAACCGCACTTGAAGACAAGTGGGGCGTCAGCGCCGCCGCAGCCGTCGCCGCAGCACCCGCCGCTGGCGGTGGTGAAGCCGCAGCCGAAGAGAAGGACGAATTCGACGTCATTCTCACCGGTGACGGCGGCAAGAAGATCCAGGTCATCAAGGAAGTCCGTGCGATTACGGGTCTCGGCCTGACCGAAGCCAAGGGCCTCGTCGAAGGCGCGCCAAAGCCCGTCAAGGAAGGCGTGAACAAGGCTGAAGCCGAAGAAATCAAAGGCAAGATCGAAGCAGCCGGCGGTACCGTCGAACTGAAGTAA